The sequence below is a genomic window from Dyadobacter chenwenxiniae.
ACGTCTATAAAAAAAATACCCAGCAATTATGGACTTACGCTTATCCCGTTAAAGGCGTTCCACCCATTCCGGTAAGGCAGATTGTCCGGGATCATAAAGGCGCTTTCTGGCTTGGGCACGCATATCGAGGTTTGTTTATGGCAAAACTGACACCTGCGCTGGATTCCGCTTATCAATGGAAAGAATTCAAAGCGCCTGCCGATTTGCCCGGCGAATTTGCGGTGGAAATAATGCAATGGAAAAATCGCTTATATGTTCGTTCCGGCTCCGTTTTTCTTGAACCGAATTCAAATAACAAGTTACAAACGTCCACCGATTTTGCTCAGACAGACGAAGACGAAGCATTCAAAGTCCGGGCGGGCGTTAATGGTGATTGGTTCAAAGTTTTTATCAACAGGATCACCTACTACGCATCTGACAACCAAGTTCATAATCTGCCGCTGGCGCTTATTCGCAATAGTGAAACCATCATTCCGGTGTCAGAGGACTATTATTTTTTCTGTCTGGATAATGGTTATGCTTTGTATAATCGCTCCTCTGGTGCTAAAAACATTGAACCACCTGCATCGCCAATTGTAAGGAAGGTTGCTAACCTTCGAAATTTGTCCCAATCGTTCAGCATTTCAGGAAGGCCCGCGCTTCCGTCGAACGCACGATCGTTGCGCATCAACTTTGCGCTGCCGGTTTATGGACAAAGCACGCAATATAAATACCGGCTTCGCGGCCTTTCGGATCAATGGTCCGAATGGACTGACCAGAATTTTGTAGAGTTTACCAACCTGGAATCCATGAAGTATGTTTTCGAAGTTAAAAGCAGCCTGAATGATCGCATTACAGCTTACAATTTTAGTGTGCAGCCCTACTGGCGCGAGACCTTGTTTGCCAAGATCCTCTTCATTGCATTAATAGGACTCGTTTTTCTTGGGTTAATTCTTTATCAGGAAAAGCGTCTTCGCAGGCATCGAAACAGACTGATGCAGGAACAGGAGGAAAAACTCCGCCAGCAGCGGCTCGCCAGTGAAAGGCAAATCATGCAGATCCAGAATGAAAAATTGCAAAGCGACATTCAGAGTAAAAGCCAGCAACTCAGCAACATTGCCATCAATGTTGTGCGAAAAAATGAGATCCTGGAAGAAATCCGCGACGAGCTTAAACAAGTAAAAGCCGAAATGGGCCAGCAGCTCCCGAACATTCATTACCAGAAGCTGCTTCACAGTATCGAGCGAAATGTAGCCGGAAAAGATGACTGGATGCTTTTTGAACAAAATTTCGACGAAGTCCACGAACAATTCTTCAAGCGCCTGCGCCAAATTGCCCCGGGCATCTCCCCTTCCGAACTGCGCCTGGCCGCATGCCTGCGCATGAACCTTTCTACCAAAGAGATGGCCCCCGTACTGGGAATATCGATCAGAGGTGTAGAAATAAAGCGCTACCGTCTGCGGAAAAAGCTGGGATTGGGTATGGATGCGAATCTTGTCCAGTTCATGATGGATATTTAAGTCTGTTGTACTAATCCGCTAAAAACCTTCTTTTATTCTAAATTTCCTTGCATTATTCTCATTGATGTAGTGGTGATGTAGTCCTTTATTTGATTACTGGTTGTCTTGGAACTTAAATTTGAAGACAATTAAATCTTATAATAATTCAATCAACCAAATTATAACCTAATGAAAACTATTGTACGATTACTGTACATGATCGTTTTCCTGTTCGGCGGCTTTATAAGCTATGGGCAGGAAATTAGTGTGTCAGGAAAAGTCACGTCAGCTTCTGACGGCTCCATACTTCCCGGGGCCAGCGTGCTCATCAAAGGAACCACCACGGGAGTTCCAACCGACGCCGAGGGAAATTTCACCATTCAGGTTCCGTCTTCACAGGCTGTTCTGGTATTTTCCATGATTGGTATGACTGCACAAGAGATCCCGGTAGGCACCCAAACAACAATCAATGTGGCTCTGGTAGAAGATGCCAAAGCGCTTGGCGAAGTGGTCGTGATTGGATATGGTACGGCCAGCAAAAGGGATCTTACCGGATCCATCGTAACCATTAAAGGCGCAGAAATCGCCGACAAGCCTTCTGCAAACCCCATTACATCGTTGCAGGGCAAAGTGGCTGGTCTGTCGGTTGTAAACTCAGGTCGCCCCGGTGAAGAACCGGATGTGCGTATCCGGGGAACGAACTCGATCAATGGTGTTAAGCCTGTATACATTGTAGATGGGATTTTGAATGACAACATAAACTTCATCAACCCTGCCGATATTGAATCCATTGAGGTTTTGAAAGATCCCTCCTCACTGGCCATTTTCGGGGTAAGAGGTGCTAATGGTGCCATTGCGGTTACTACAAAAAAGGCAAAAGCAGGTCAGTTGAATGTGAATTTCAATTCATCTGTCGGTATCAAGCAGGTTTCGGATCGCATCAGCATGACCAATGCGGCCCAGTTTAAAGAGCTTTATAACGAACAGCTTGCAAATCAGGGAAGCGCGCCATATAACTATACAAACTGGACAGGCGACACCGACTGGCAGGATCAGATTTTCCAGAATGGCTTCCTGAACTATAACAACATCAGCATTTCGGGCGCTACTGAGAAAAACCGCTTCTACATGGGCATAGGAACTGTGCAGGAAGAGGGAGTTATCAAACACGAAAAATACGGCAAACTAACGCTGAACATCAACGACGAACTTCAGGTGAACAAGAACCTGAAATTTGGTATGACATTCAGCGGTTACCGTGCAACGCCGTTTGGGGATAAAAAGAAAAACGTAGGTGGCGCTATTCTAGCCGCTCCTATCGCCCCGGTTTTCAACGACCAATACGGCCTTTATCACACGTTGCCTGATTTCCAGCGAGCGCAGGTGAATAACCCGCTTGTTGACGTTGAATTGCAAAAGCGTACTGAGATTTTGAGAGAATATCGCGCTGTTGGAAGCATTTACGGAGAACTGACATTTCTTAAAGACTTTACTTTCAGAGCATCATTATATGCAGATTACGGTTTCAACACCATACGCAATTACCAGCCTCTTGTAAATACATATAACCCTGAGATTGTGGGTGAGGATAAAACGGATGCGGTTGTAAGACAAACGGTTGTCAATCAAAAACAAAACATTTTCCCGAAACTGCAGCAAGACTATTT
It includes:
- a CDS encoding triple tyrosine motif-containing protein, which gives rise to MTHYPSLHLTKKYKADLWAALLLFSVIISGAKAQETPPLTNYSSSLYKAHNQNWAIDQTSDQIIYTANSDGLMEYDGAAWKLYPLPDRQIVRTVLCDETVPNALMGKVLKQNVSREQRIYVGGFSEFGYWKKEWDGQLKYYSLSKRANFASLKTEEIWHITKTSAHIYFQSFSRIYRYDGQNIIELKTPGNFMFLRFVQNRLFLPTIGKGLYELKGEKFEKLVGTEPLSSVIVSAILPFSNGQILFTTFKHGLFLWKNGSLTPWNIPLSEELKTNIINRAIMLKQDSSLVFGTIQSGVYVIEKSGKLKYHFNKETGLQNNTVLALTEDRRNQLWIGLDQGIDMIKMSSPVISYQTNDNPLGSTYAAAIWRGKLYVGSNKGVFVKKWLSTQPFQPVPGLEGQTWNLQVFDDQLICGHNDATYRIDEKGITKLSNITGGWVMLPIRSGNEALLLQGSYNGLHVYKKNTQQLWTYAYPVKGVPPIPVRQIVRDHKGAFWLGHAYRGLFMAKLTPALDSAYQWKEFKAPADLPGEFAVEIMQWKNRLYVRSGSVFLEPNSNNKLQTSTDFAQTDEDEAFKVRAGVNGDWFKVFINRITYYASDNQVHNLPLALIRNSETIIPVSEDYYFFCLDNGYALYNRSSGAKNIEPPASPIVRKVANLRNLSQSFSISGRPALPSNARSLRINFALPVYGQSTQYKYRLRGLSDQWSEWTDQNFVEFTNLESMKYVFEVKSSLNDRITAYNFSVQPYWRETLFAKILFIALIGLVFLGLILYQEKRLRRHRNRLMQEQEEKLRQQRLASERQIMQIQNEKLQSDIQSKSQQLSNIAINVVRKNEILEEIRDELKQVKAEMGQQLPNIHYQKLLHSIERNVAGKDDWMLFEQNFDEVHEQFFKRLRQIAPGISPSELRLAACLRMNLSTKEMAPVLGISIRGVEIKRYRLRKKLGLGMDANLVQFMMDI